In the genome of Bosea sp. BIWAKO-01, the window AAGCGGCGATGCGACGTGCGCATGCGCTGACCATGCGGGCGGATCTCTTCCTCGTTGCGGGCTCGTCGCTGGTGGTGTTTCCGGCCGCGACGTTTCCGGTGATCGCCAAGCGCAATGGAGCGAAGCTCGTGATCATCAACCGCGAGCCGACGGAGCCCGACGCGATCGCCGATCTCGTGGTGCGGGCCGAGATCGGCTCCGCGCTCGGCCGGTTGGCCGGCTGAGCGCGCCAAAAGCGTTGCCAATCTGCCGCGGTGCCCATCGCGATGATGTGGATGACGCCAAGCCGGCTGTATCGCGCCTTCGAACCGATGGTATCGTATCGGCACGAATCAAACAGTTCGCGCGGAGATGAGCGGGACATGTCCGACGAGTTCGGTGAGAGCGGGCGGCCACCGGTCGGTCCGATTCAATCACTCAACCGCATCATGCGGCTGGACGGAGGCGAAGGCTTCGATCACGACGCAAGCGTCGAGGTCGTCGGCTACGTCAAGTGGTTTGATGTCAGCAAGGGCTACGGCTTCGTGGTTCCTGAGGATGGCGGCGCCGACGTGCTCGTCCATGTCACTATTCTGAAACGCGACGGCTTCAACGCGATTGCCGAAGGGGCCCGCATCGTTCTGGAAGCGATCGAGAAAGCGCGTGGACGTCAGGCCGTGCGCGTGATGTCGATCGATACCTCGGCCGGGCGCCATCCGGCGGAGATGCCGCTGGCACGCACCAATGTCTCTGTCGCTCCGACGAGCGGGCTCGAGCGCATGGTGGTGAAGTGGTTCAATCGCCTGCGCGGCTTCGGTTTCGTATCGAAGGGCGAGGGGGCTCCGGACATCTTCGTCCATATGGAGACCTTGCGTCGCTACGGCATCGTCGAGCTGATCCCCGGCCAGACGGTGCTGGTGCGCTATGGACCCGGGCCGAAGGGCCTGATGGCGGCCGAGATTCGGCTGGAGCAGGGCGGCGCGATCAGCTCGCACTGAGTGCCGGCAAGTCGATCTAGATCAAGGAAAAGGCGCCCTTTACGGGCGCCTTTTCTCGTTGGAGATATCGGAGAGTGGCCCGATGCCATGCGCGGCTTCCGGGGCCCCGAGCCGCGAGTGAGGCCTTCTTCGCGGACGAGCCGGCAGGTCGCCAAAGTGTGGCCCCTGGCGCGAGGAGACCCTCGCGCGCCTAATTCTTCTGAGGGAAGAGCGGAAGATCGAGCTGGTCGAATTTCGGCATGCTGT includes:
- a CDS encoding cold-shock protein, whose translation is MSDEFGESGRPPVGPIQSLNRIMRLDGGEGFDHDASVEVVGYVKWFDVSKGYGFVVPEDGGADVLVHVTILKRDGFNAIAEGARIVLEAIEKARGRQAVRVMSIDTSAGRHPAEMPLARTNVSVAPTSGLERMVVKWFNRLRGFGFVSKGEGAPDIFVHMETLRRYGIVELIPGQTVLVRYGPGPKGLMAAEIRLEQGGAISSH